In a single window of the Candidatus Kaiserbacteria bacterium genome:
- a CDS encoding VOC family protein, translated as MKTMSPWINFNGNAEEAFNFYKSVFGGEFTKVIRFKDIASDEFQVSEEDAEKIMNITLSMGSTHSLIGNDVPAFMGKVNENENRSKIHIDAESKEEAKKIFTGLSSGGQVEVPVDDSAEEIFAMFRDKYGIEWIIEFSPTV; from the coding sequence ATGAAAACAATGAGTCCGTGGATAAATTTTAACGGAAATGCTGAAGAAGCATTCAATTTTTATAAATCTGTCTTTGGTGGAGAGTTCACCAAAGTAATTCGTTTTAAAGACATTGCCAGTGATGAATTTCAAGTAAGCGAAGAAGATGCAGAAAAAATCATGAATATTACGTTATCTATGGGAAGTACACATTCACTCATAGGAAACGATGTTCCTGCATTTATGGGAAAAGTAAATGAAAATGAAAACAGAAGTAAAATTCATATAGACGCAGAGAGCAAAGAAGAAGCAAAGAAAATATTTACAGGGCTTTCGAGTGGAGGGCAAGTAGAAGTACCAGTCGATGATAGTGCAGAGGAAATATTTGCTATGTTTAGAGACAAATACGGTATTGAATGGATTATTGAGTTTAGTCCTACTGTATAA
- a CDS encoding winged helix-turn-helix transcriptional regulator: protein MVEQSLNLDTIFSALADKTRRDILRRVAEASLSISDLAQSYQISFAAIAKHIGVLERAQLIEKKRKGKQQIITAVPRTIEIATVHLERYEQLWETRFTALEDLITH, encoded by the coding sequence ATGGTTGAACAAAGTCTAAATCTAGATACTATCTTCAGCGCCCTAGCAGATAAAACAAGACGGGATATCTTGCGTCGTGTTGCTGAAGCTTCCCTCTCGATTTCTGATCTCGCTCAGTCATATCAAATATCTTTTGCAGCCATCGCTAAGCATATTGGTGTACTCGAACGTGCACAACTCATCGAGAAAAAGCGCAAAGGTAAACAACAAATTATAACCGCTGTTCCGCGCACAATCGAAATTGCGACAGTGCACTTAGAACGCTATGAACAGCTTTGGGAGACTCGGTTCACCGCATTAGAAGATTTAATTACTCACTAA
- a CDS encoding SRPBCC domain-containing protein: protein MKTNYTIGEDKKTLIAKRSFNATLEKVWHAWTDSEMLDMWWGPKPYNAITHSFSFTEGGEWRYIMKGPEGDAHYCINKYLTITQEQEFTAEDSFTNEHWEINTEMPTSHWKVEFSHADGVTHICVTTTYNSADGLETVVNMGMKEGFDMGLNQLEALLTH, encoded by the coding sequence ATGAAAACAAACTACACAATAGGAGAAGATAAAAAGACACTGATTGCAAAGAGATCATTTAATGCAACACTCGAAAAAGTTTGGCACGCGTGGACTGACAGTGAAATGTTAGACATGTGGTGGGGACCAAAGCCATATAACGCAATCACTCACTCGTTTTCTTTTACTGAAGGTGGTGAGTGGCGATACATCATGAAAGGACCAGAAGGTGATGCTCACTACTGTATAAATAAATACCTTACCATCACGCAAGAACAGGAATTTACTGCTGAGGATTCATTTACGAACGAGCATTGGGAAATAAATACTGAAATGCCAACGAGCCATTGGAAAGTTGAGTTCTCTCACGCTGATGGAGTAACACACATCTGTGTCACCACCACCTATAATTCTGCAGATGGACTAGAAACTGTTGTTAACATGGGGATGAAAGAAGGTTTCGATATGGGACTCAATCAACTCGAGGCGCTACTCACACATTAA
- a CDS encoding DUF1801 domain-containing protein: MYGIVKGEAPLAHEAIKYGMPTLVGNKNIVHFAAMKNHLGFYPTPSAITHFAKELASYSTSKGCVRFVYSKPLPKSLIAKMVRFRVQEDRKGK, encoded by the coding sequence ATGTATGGCATTGTAAAAGGAGAGGCGCCTCTAGCCCATGAGGCTATCAAATATGGGATGCCAACGCTTGTGGGGAATAAAAATATCGTCCACTTTGCGGCGATGAAGAATCATCTCGGTTTTTATCCGACACCGTCCGCCATCACTCATTTTGCGAAAGAACTCGCTTCGTACAGTACGTCAAAGGGGTGCGTAAGATTTGTGTATAGCAAACCGCTCCCAAAGTCGTTAATTGCAAAGATGGTACGCTTTCGTGTACAAGAAGACCGCAAAGGTAAGTAA
- a CDS encoding response regulator, with translation METTSKSILVVEDEADLREALKTVFIYEDFTVYTAPDGEEGIKTAFEKKPDIILLDVLMPKKDGVTVLKELRADEWGKSVKVIVLTALDDLEKVAEIIAAGGDDYIVKTNITLSAIAQKVKEKLAK, from the coding sequence ATGGAAACAACATCAAAAAGTATTTTGGTCGTTGAAGATGAAGCAGATCTTCGCGAGGCCTTAAAGACGGTGTTTATCTATGAGGACTTTACAGTATATACTGCGCCCGACGGAGAAGAGGGAATTAAAACTGCGTTTGAGAAAAAGCCAGACATCATTCTTCTTGATGTGCTTATGCCAAAAAAAGACGGCGTGACCGTCCTCAAAGAACTTCGTGCGGATGAATGGGGAAAGAGTGTGAAGGTAATCGTACTCACTGCACTTGATGACCTTGAAAAAGTGGCAGAGATTATTGCGGCAGGTGGTGACGATTATATTGTGAAGACTAATATCACGCTCAGCGCCATTGCACAAAAGGTAAAGGAGAAGCTCGCGAAATAA
- a CDS encoding PAS domain-containing sensor histidine kinase: MHPEYSVSSSLTVSGIVCVGLMGIGFLVWKYINIPPAFLPILFVGAVLFSFALITVVVYQSLRMYASAHSIARDITSEILTYSRELFSELYRNSPVPYILIDKTGIIESVNFSAARLFSIEIQKFEGVDVFTLIEGEDEQKIALIPEYFKQGRFVNDVEAIVHEMDGKVHWVMLSLFSFRDTNNDLKGLMTLVDITKQKQIDKAKTEFVSLASHQLRTPVSAMRWNLELLATATGTQLSELQQSYVQKISRGLERMQTLVDDFLNVSKLELGTLSIQRSTFDLTQFFGLVVEEYRAYAATRGVEVETNWNEPFGTFSSDSHLLNMAVSNILGNAIKYTPVGGKVRAYAFLDEKTLTIAIADNGIGIPEEDQEMIFSKLFRASNAHSHESDGTGLGLYIVKEAIRILGGTITFESKQGVGTTFTVILPT, translated from the coding sequence ATGCATCCAGAGTACTCAGTTTCTTCCTCACTCACTGTGTCTGGGATAGTGTGTGTTGGTCTCATGGGAATAGGTTTTTTGGTGTGGAAGTATATCAATATACCACCTGCTTTTTTACCTATTCTTTTCGTAGGGGCAGTACTTTTTTCTTTTGCACTCATTACCGTTGTAGTATATCAATCACTTCGTATGTACGCGAGCGCACATTCCATTGCGCGGGATATTACAAGCGAAATACTAACCTATTCACGAGAACTTTTTTCAGAGTTGTATCGCAATAGCCCTGTTCCCTATATTCTTATTGATAAAACAGGAATCATTGAATCAGTTAATTTTTCTGCAGCACGATTATTTAGTATTGAGATACAAAAATTTGAGGGCGTTGATGTGTTTACGTTGATTGAAGGAGAAGATGAGCAAAAAATAGCTCTTATTCCAGAGTATTTTAAACAGGGACGCTTTGTCAATGATGTTGAAGCAATTGTGCACGAAATGGATGGGAAAGTGCACTGGGTAATGCTCTCTCTTTTTTCGTTTAGAGATACAAACAATGATTTAAAAGGTCTTATGACTTTGGTAGATATTACAAAACAGAAACAAATTGATAAAGCAAAAACAGAATTCGTCTCACTCGCATCCCATCAATTGCGTACCCCAGTCTCTGCAATGCGCTGGAACTTGGAACTTCTCGCTACGGCAACAGGTACACAACTCTCTGAACTGCAACAATCATATGTGCAAAAAATTTCCCGTGGACTTGAGCGCATGCAGACGCTTGTTGATGATTTCCTCAATGTGTCTAAACTTGAGTTGGGAACACTTTCAATTCAGCGAAGCACGTTTGATCTCACGCAGTTTTTTGGTTTGGTGGTAGAAGAGTATCGAGCATATGCTGCAACACGAGGTGTGGAAGTTGAGACAAATTGGAACGAACCGTTTGGCACCTTTTCGTCTGATTCACACCTCCTCAACATGGCGGTGAGTAACATTTTAGGTAATGCAATCAAGTACACGCCTGTCGGAGGGAAAGTGCGCGCATACGCCTTTCTTGATGAAAAGACACTCACGATTGCTATTGCCGATAATGGGATTGGTATTCCTGAAGAGGATCAAGAGATGATTTTTTCCAAGCTTTTTCGCGCCTCAAATGCTCATTCCCACGAATCGGATGGTACAGGCCTTGGGCTGTATATTGTGAAGGAAGCAATACGTATTTTAGGGGGAACTATCACTTTTGAGTCAAAACAGGGTGTGGGAACGACATTTACCGTGATATTGCCCACGTAG
- a CDS encoding SET domain-containing protein-lysine N-methyltransferase: MKHTNTPVVVKRSTAGLGLFAHTTFKRGDFIIEYTGEAISHEEADRRGGKYLFILSDSVVLDGKGRENTARYINHSCKPNAEAETDEDAGKIRISAKKTILPGDEITYDYGKDYVSEYIKPRGCHCRACKSI, from the coding sequence ATGAAACACACGAATACACCAGTTGTTGTCAAACGCTCGACTGCAGGGCTTGGACTTTTTGCACATACCACGTTTAAACGTGGGGATTTTATTATTGAATACACGGGTGAGGCAATCTCACATGAGGAAGCGGACCGTCGTGGTGGGAAATATCTTTTTATCCTCTCAGACTCAGTAGTACTTGATGGGAAAGGTCGTGAAAATACTGCTCGCTATATCAATCACTCATGCAAGCCAAATGCAGAAGCAGAAACAGACGAAGATGCGGGCAAAATTCGCATCTCAGCAAAAAAGACTATTCTTCCGGGCGATGAAATCACCTATGATTATGGAAAAGATTATGTGTCTGAGTATATAAAGCCACGTGGCTGCCACTGCCGTGCTTGCAAAAGCATATAG